The proteins below come from a single Falco rusticolus isolate bFalRus1 chromosome 8, bFalRus1.pri, whole genome shotgun sequence genomic window:
- the CARF gene encoding calcium-responsive transcription factor isoform X3: MDSRDPLFGQSNSPAALPITVRLSGSSPSSAVPVRPPQLQPHSAEEFHLVDQTGQPLYELQPLGGPSAPMMIVASQSENGQVLHVIPSAQPGMAQVIIPQGQLLDVTSTQDVAEEKCGDGNLQTVVVAAIADSASSYILHPQASLTVSKKPTTRVVEDPFPIPLQPLPPNTPAWARRLRNCEKIGDSYRGYCVSETELESVLTLHKQQTQSVWGTRQSPSPAKPATRLMWKSQYVPYDGIPFVNAGSRAIVMECQYGPRRKGFQPKKAGEQESASGHLYKATCPARIYIKKVQKFPEYRVPTDPKIDKKIIRMEQEKAFNMLKKNLIDAGGVLRWYVQLPTQQAHQYHEMETSCLPSSPSHFSVSSPEEEEEIVRDENCTLPSRLHPQVADKIRELVSQGIEQVYAVRKQLRKFVERELFKPDEVPERHNLSFFPTVNDIKNHIHEVQKSLRNGEMVYNSESIPATLQWTTDSGNVLTETVTVTFASPPSDGSSAAESVINKAESNQSGESLLPETAQLLSSLSSLQPKIFAQLQGLQLQSTCTSTNGSTALIAVNNHSPPSPTSLLESIGSAITNHSLVLSQGHSLQAGAGLAQHSTTASAFETSPGSDQSLVTTGQLVAVGGVDDSRSLEGAVHQILLGDVQTVPVRIVDSHPALTEENTEGVVCVSQVKQEPREKALSMKPDKIRDCHSSSPI, encoded by the exons ATGGATTCCAGGGATCCATTGTTCGGACAAAGTAACTCTCCTGCAGCCTTGCCCATCACAGTACGCCTCTCAGGAAGTTCTCCATCATCAGCTGTGCCTGTGCGgccaccccagctgcagcctcactCTGCAGAGGAGTTTCACTTGGTAGACCAAACTGGGCAGCCTCTCTATGAACTGCAGCCCCTAGGAGGGCCCAGTGCACCGATG ATGATTGTTGCCAGCCAGTCAGAAAATGGACAGGTGCTGCATGTCATTCCTTCTGCCCAGCCAGGAATGGCCCAAGTGATTATTCCTCAAGGTCAGCTTCTGGATGTGACCAGCACGCAGG ATGTTGCGGAAGAGAAGTGTGGTGATGGGAACTTGCAGACTGTGGTGGTGGCTGCTATAGCAGACAGTGCAAGCAGTTACATTCTACATCCACAGGCATCTCTCACTGTATcgaaaaaaccaaccaccag ggtAGTGGAAGATCCCTTTCCCATCCCTCTCCAGCCATTGCCACCAAATACACCTGCATGGGCACGCCGTCTCAGGAACTGTGAG AAAATTGGGGACTCGTACCGCGGCTATTGTGTGAGCGAGACAGAATTAGAGAGTGTTCTAACGCTACACAAGCAGCAAACACAAAGCGTGTGGGGGACGCGCCAGTCTCCAAGCCCAGCCAAACCTGCCACACGGTTGATGTGGAAATCTCAATATGTCCCATATGATGGGATCCCCTTTGTCAATGCAG GAAGCAGAGCCATTGTAATGGAGTGCCAATACGGGCCAAGGAGGAAAGGGTTCCAGCCCAAAAAAGCGGGTGAGCAGGAAAGCGCCTCTGGCCATCTGTACAAAGCCACTTGTCCAGCAAG GATCTATATTAAAAAGGTTCAGAAGTTTCCGGAATACAGGGTTCCTACTGACCCTAAAATTGACAAGAAAATCATAAGAATGGAACAGGAGAAAGCATTCAACATGCTGAAGAAGAACTTGATAGATGCTGGCGGTGTCCTCAG GTGGTATGTACAGTTACCCACTCAGCAAGCCCACCAATATCATGAAATGGAAACTTCCTGCCTCCCTTCTTCACCCTCccatttttctgtgtcttctcctgaggaagaggaggaaattgTTAGAGATGAGAACTGTACTTTGCCCTCCCGACTTCATCCTCAAGTGGCAGACAAGATACGAGAACTGGTGTCTCAGGGAATAGAGCAAGTCTATGCAGTGAGGAAGCAACTAAG AAAGTTTGTGGAAAGAGAATTATTCAAGCCTGATGAAGTGCCAGAAAGACATAACCTGTCCTTCTTCCCCACTGTGAATGACATCAAGAACCACATTCATGAAGTGCAGAAGTCCCTGAGGAATGGCGAGATGGTGTATAATTCAGAAAGTATCCCAGCAACA ctgcagTGGACCACAGACAGTGGGAATGTTCTCACAGAAACAGTGACTGTTACATTTGCATCACCACCTTCAGATG ggagctcagcagcagagtCAGTCATCAACAAAGCAGAATCCAACCAGAGCGGGGAGTCCTTGCTACCAGAAACAGCTCAGCTGTTGTCTTCACTCTCTTCACTTCAGCCCAAGATATTTGCACAACTTCAG GGATTACAGCTGCAGTCAACTTGTACCTCCACAAATGGATCAACAGCCCTGATAGCTGTAAATAACCATTCCCCTCCCAGCCCTACAAGTCTCCTGGAATCCATAGGGAGTGCAATAACCAACCATTCTCTAGTACTTAGTCAGGGACACAGTCTGCAAGCAGGTGCTGGCCTAGCACAGCATAGCACCACTGCCTCTGCTTTTGAGACTTCACCTGGCTCTGATCAGAGTCTGGTCACCACAGGCCAGCTGGTAGCAGTTGGAGGGGTAGATGACTCCAGAAGCCTAGAAGGAGCAGTCCACCAGATTCTCTTAGGAGATGTACAGACTGTTCCAGTACGGATTGTGGACAGCCATCCAGCACTTA ctgaagaaaatacagagggTGTTGTCTGTGTGAGCCAAGTTAAACAAGAGCCAAGAGAAAAGGCATTGTCTATGAAGCCAGATAAAATCAGAGACTGCCATAGTTCCTCACCTATTTAA
- the CARF gene encoding calcium-responsive transcription factor isoform X4: protein MEEGGADHDVAMEGSNDLFIDNCNGTEESETNDRVFQQLTCMDSRDPLFGQSNSPAALPITVRLSGSSPSSAVPVRPPQLQPHSAEEFHLVDQTGQPLYELQPLGGPSAPMMIVASQSENGQVLHVIPSAQPGMAQVIIPQGQLLDVTSTQDVAEEKCGDGNLQTVVVAAIADSASSYILHPQASLTVSKKPTTRVVEDPFPIPLQPLPPNTPAWARRLRNCEKIGDSYRGYCVSETELESVLTLHKQQTQSVWGTRQSPSPAKPATRLMWKSQYVPYDGIPFVNAGSRAIVMECQYGPRRKGFQPKKAGEQESASGHLYKATCPARWYVQLPTQQAHQYHEMETSCLPSSPSHFSVSSPEEEEEIVRDENCTLPSRLHPQVADKIRELVSQGIEQVYAVRKQLRKFVERELFKPDEVPERHNLSFFPTVNDIKNHIHEVQKSLRNGEMVYNSESIPATLQWTTDSGNVLTETVTVTFASPPSDGSSAAESVINKAESNQSGESLLPETAQLLSSLSSLQPKIFAQLQGLQLQSTCTSTNGSTALIAVNNHSPPSPTSLLESIGSAITNHSLVLSQGHSLQAGAGLAQHSTTASAFETSPGSDQSLVTTGQLVAVGGVDDSRSLEGAVHQILLGDVQTVPVRIVDSHPALTEENTEGVVCVSQVKQEPREKALSMKPDKIRDCHSSSPI, encoded by the exons ATGGAAGAAGGTGGAGCTGACCATGATGTTGCTATGGAAGGATCTAATGATTTGTTCATAGACAACTGTAATGGCACAGAAGAGTCAGAAACGAATGATCGGGTTTTTCAG caattaACCTGCATGGATTCCAGGGATCCATTGTTCGGACAAAGTAACTCTCCTGCAGCCTTGCCCATCACAGTACGCCTCTCAGGAAGTTCTCCATCATCAGCTGTGCCTGTGCGgccaccccagctgcagcctcactCTGCAGAGGAGTTTCACTTGGTAGACCAAACTGGGCAGCCTCTCTATGAACTGCAGCCCCTAGGAGGGCCCAGTGCACCGATG ATGATTGTTGCCAGCCAGTCAGAAAATGGACAGGTGCTGCATGTCATTCCTTCTGCCCAGCCAGGAATGGCCCAAGTGATTATTCCTCAAGGTCAGCTTCTGGATGTGACCAGCACGCAGG ATGTTGCGGAAGAGAAGTGTGGTGATGGGAACTTGCAGACTGTGGTGGTGGCTGCTATAGCAGACAGTGCAAGCAGTTACATTCTACATCCACAGGCATCTCTCACTGTATcgaaaaaaccaaccaccag ggtAGTGGAAGATCCCTTTCCCATCCCTCTCCAGCCATTGCCACCAAATACACCTGCATGGGCACGCCGTCTCAGGAACTGTGAG AAAATTGGGGACTCGTACCGCGGCTATTGTGTGAGCGAGACAGAATTAGAGAGTGTTCTAACGCTACACAAGCAGCAAACACAAAGCGTGTGGGGGACGCGCCAGTCTCCAAGCCCAGCCAAACCTGCCACACGGTTGATGTGGAAATCTCAATATGTCCCATATGATGGGATCCCCTTTGTCAATGCAG GAAGCAGAGCCATTGTAATGGAGTGCCAATACGGGCCAAGGAGGAAAGGGTTCCAGCCCAAAAAAGCGGGTGAGCAGGAAAGCGCCTCTGGCCATCTGTACAAAGCCACTTGTCCAGCAAG GTGGTATGTACAGTTACCCACTCAGCAAGCCCACCAATATCATGAAATGGAAACTTCCTGCCTCCCTTCTTCACCCTCccatttttctgtgtcttctcctgaggaagaggaggaaattgTTAGAGATGAGAACTGTACTTTGCCCTCCCGACTTCATCCTCAAGTGGCAGACAAGATACGAGAACTGGTGTCTCAGGGAATAGAGCAAGTCTATGCAGTGAGGAAGCAACTAAG AAAGTTTGTGGAAAGAGAATTATTCAAGCCTGATGAAGTGCCAGAAAGACATAACCTGTCCTTCTTCCCCACTGTGAATGACATCAAGAACCACATTCATGAAGTGCAGAAGTCCCTGAGGAATGGCGAGATGGTGTATAATTCAGAAAGTATCCCAGCAACA ctgcagTGGACCACAGACAGTGGGAATGTTCTCACAGAAACAGTGACTGTTACATTTGCATCACCACCTTCAGATG ggagctcagcagcagagtCAGTCATCAACAAAGCAGAATCCAACCAGAGCGGGGAGTCCTTGCTACCAGAAACAGCTCAGCTGTTGTCTTCACTCTCTTCACTTCAGCCCAAGATATTTGCACAACTTCAG GGATTACAGCTGCAGTCAACTTGTACCTCCACAAATGGATCAACAGCCCTGATAGCTGTAAATAACCATTCCCCTCCCAGCCCTACAAGTCTCCTGGAATCCATAGGGAGTGCAATAACCAACCATTCTCTAGTACTTAGTCAGGGACACAGTCTGCAAGCAGGTGCTGGCCTAGCACAGCATAGCACCACTGCCTCTGCTTTTGAGACTTCACCTGGCTCTGATCAGAGTCTGGTCACCACAGGCCAGCTGGTAGCAGTTGGAGGGGTAGATGACTCCAGAAGCCTAGAAGGAGCAGTCCACCAGATTCTCTTAGGAGATGTACAGACTGTTCCAGTACGGATTGTGGACAGCCATCCAGCACTTA ctgaagaaaatacagagggTGTTGTCTGTGTGAGCCAAGTTAAACAAGAGCCAAGAGAAAAGGCATTGTCTATGAAGCCAGATAAAATCAGAGACTGCCATAGTTCCTCACCTATTTAA
- the CARF gene encoding calcium-responsive transcription factor isoform X5 — MECQYGPRRKGFQPKKAGEQESASGHLYKATCPARIYIKKVQKFPEYRVPTDPKIDKKIIRMEQEKAFNMLKKNLIDAGGVLRWYVQLPTQQAHQYHEMETSCLPSSPSHFSVSSPEEEEEIVRDENCTLPSRLHPQVADKIRELVSQGIEQVYAVRKQLRKFVERELFKPDEVPERHNLSFFPTVNDIKNHIHEVQKSLRNGEMVYNSESIPATLQWTTDSGNVLTETVTVTFASPPSDGSSAAESVINKAESNQSGESLLPETAQLLSSLSSLQPKIFAQLQGLQLQSTCTSTNGSTALIAVNNHSPPSPTSLLESIGSAITNHSLVLSQGHSLQAGAGLAQHSTTASAFETSPGSDQSLVTTGQLVAVGGVDDSRSLEGAVHQILLGDVQTVPVRIVDSHPALTEENTEGVVCVSQVKQEPREKALSMKPDKIRDCHSSSPI; from the exons ATGGAGTGCCAATACGGGCCAAGGAGGAAAGGGTTCCAGCCCAAAAAAGCGGGTGAGCAGGAAAGCGCCTCTGGCCATCTGTACAAAGCCACTTGTCCAGCAAG GATCTATATTAAAAAGGTTCAGAAGTTTCCGGAATACAGGGTTCCTACTGACCCTAAAATTGACAAGAAAATCATAAGAATGGAACAGGAGAAAGCATTCAACATGCTGAAGAAGAACTTGATAGATGCTGGCGGTGTCCTCAG GTGGTATGTACAGTTACCCACTCAGCAAGCCCACCAATATCATGAAATGGAAACTTCCTGCCTCCCTTCTTCACCCTCccatttttctgtgtcttctcctgaggaagaggaggaaattgTTAGAGATGAGAACTGTACTTTGCCCTCCCGACTTCATCCTCAAGTGGCAGACAAGATACGAGAACTGGTGTCTCAGGGAATAGAGCAAGTCTATGCAGTGAGGAAGCAACTAAG AAAGTTTGTGGAAAGAGAATTATTCAAGCCTGATGAAGTGCCAGAAAGACATAACCTGTCCTTCTTCCCCACTGTGAATGACATCAAGAACCACATTCATGAAGTGCAGAAGTCCCTGAGGAATGGCGAGATGGTGTATAATTCAGAAAGTATCCCAGCAACA ctgcagTGGACCACAGACAGTGGGAATGTTCTCACAGAAACAGTGACTGTTACATTTGCATCACCACCTTCAGATG ggagctcagcagcagagtCAGTCATCAACAAAGCAGAATCCAACCAGAGCGGGGAGTCCTTGCTACCAGAAACAGCTCAGCTGTTGTCTTCACTCTCTTCACTTCAGCCCAAGATATTTGCACAACTTCAG GGATTACAGCTGCAGTCAACTTGTACCTCCACAAATGGATCAACAGCCCTGATAGCTGTAAATAACCATTCCCCTCCCAGCCCTACAAGTCTCCTGGAATCCATAGGGAGTGCAATAACCAACCATTCTCTAGTACTTAGTCAGGGACACAGTCTGCAAGCAGGTGCTGGCCTAGCACAGCATAGCACCACTGCCTCTGCTTTTGAGACTTCACCTGGCTCTGATCAGAGTCTGGTCACCACAGGCCAGCTGGTAGCAGTTGGAGGGGTAGATGACTCCAGAAGCCTAGAAGGAGCAGTCCACCAGATTCTCTTAGGAGATGTACAGACTGTTCCAGTACGGATTGTGGACAGCCATCCAGCACTTA ctgaagaaaatacagagggTGTTGTCTGTGTGAGCCAAGTTAAACAAGAGCCAAGAGAAAAGGCATTGTCTATGAAGCCAGATAAAATCAGAGACTGCCATAGTTCCTCACCTATTTAA
- the CARF gene encoding calcium-responsive transcription factor isoform X1 has protein sequence MEEGGADHDVAMEGSNDLFIDNCNGTEESETNDRVFQQLTCMDSRDPLFGQSNSPAALPITVRLSGSSPSSAVPVRPPQLQPHSAEEFHLVDQTGQPLYELQPLGGPSAPMMIVASQSENGQVLHVIPSAQPGMAQVIIPQGQLLDVTSTQDVAEEKCGDGNLQTVVVAAIADSASSYILHPQASLTVSKKPTTRVVEDPFPIPLQPLPPNTPAWARRLRNCEKIGDSYRGYCVSETELESVLTLHKQQTQSVWGTRQSPSPAKPATRLMWKSQYVPYDGIPFVNAGSRAIVMECQYGPRRKGFQPKKAGEQESASGHLYKATCPARIYIKKVQKFPEYRVPTDPKIDKKIIRMEQEKAFNMLKKNLIDAGGVLRWYVQLPTQQAHQYHEMETSCLPSSPSHFSVSSPEEEEEIVRDENCTLPSRLHPQVADKIRELVSQGIEQVYAVRKQLRKFVERELFKPDEVPERHNLSFFPTVNDIKNHIHEVQKSLRNGEMVYNSESIPATLQWTTDSGNVLTETVTVTFASPPSDGSSAAESVINKAESNQSGESLLPETAQLLSSLSSLQPKIFAQLQGLQLQSTCTSTNGSTALIAVNNHSPPSPTSLLESIGSAITNHSLVLSQGHSLQAGAGLAQHSTTASAFETSPGSDQSLVTTGQLVAVGGVDDSRSLEGAVHQILLGDVQTVPVRIVDSHPALTEENTEGVVCVSQVKQEPREKALSMKPDKIRDCHSSSPI, from the exons ATGGAAGAAGGTGGAGCTGACCATGATGTTGCTATGGAAGGATCTAATGATTTGTTCATAGACAACTGTAATGGCACAGAAGAGTCAGAAACGAATGATCGGGTTTTTCAG caattaACCTGCATGGATTCCAGGGATCCATTGTTCGGACAAAGTAACTCTCCTGCAGCCTTGCCCATCACAGTACGCCTCTCAGGAAGTTCTCCATCATCAGCTGTGCCTGTGCGgccaccccagctgcagcctcactCTGCAGAGGAGTTTCACTTGGTAGACCAAACTGGGCAGCCTCTCTATGAACTGCAGCCCCTAGGAGGGCCCAGTGCACCGATG ATGATTGTTGCCAGCCAGTCAGAAAATGGACAGGTGCTGCATGTCATTCCTTCTGCCCAGCCAGGAATGGCCCAAGTGATTATTCCTCAAGGTCAGCTTCTGGATGTGACCAGCACGCAGG ATGTTGCGGAAGAGAAGTGTGGTGATGGGAACTTGCAGACTGTGGTGGTGGCTGCTATAGCAGACAGTGCAAGCAGTTACATTCTACATCCACAGGCATCTCTCACTGTATcgaaaaaaccaaccaccag ggtAGTGGAAGATCCCTTTCCCATCCCTCTCCAGCCATTGCCACCAAATACACCTGCATGGGCACGCCGTCTCAGGAACTGTGAG AAAATTGGGGACTCGTACCGCGGCTATTGTGTGAGCGAGACAGAATTAGAGAGTGTTCTAACGCTACACAAGCAGCAAACACAAAGCGTGTGGGGGACGCGCCAGTCTCCAAGCCCAGCCAAACCTGCCACACGGTTGATGTGGAAATCTCAATATGTCCCATATGATGGGATCCCCTTTGTCAATGCAG GAAGCAGAGCCATTGTAATGGAGTGCCAATACGGGCCAAGGAGGAAAGGGTTCCAGCCCAAAAAAGCGGGTGAGCAGGAAAGCGCCTCTGGCCATCTGTACAAAGCCACTTGTCCAGCAAG GATCTATATTAAAAAGGTTCAGAAGTTTCCGGAATACAGGGTTCCTACTGACCCTAAAATTGACAAGAAAATCATAAGAATGGAACAGGAGAAAGCATTCAACATGCTGAAGAAGAACTTGATAGATGCTGGCGGTGTCCTCAG GTGGTATGTACAGTTACCCACTCAGCAAGCCCACCAATATCATGAAATGGAAACTTCCTGCCTCCCTTCTTCACCCTCccatttttctgtgtcttctcctgaggaagaggaggaaattgTTAGAGATGAGAACTGTACTTTGCCCTCCCGACTTCATCCTCAAGTGGCAGACAAGATACGAGAACTGGTGTCTCAGGGAATAGAGCAAGTCTATGCAGTGAGGAAGCAACTAAG AAAGTTTGTGGAAAGAGAATTATTCAAGCCTGATGAAGTGCCAGAAAGACATAACCTGTCCTTCTTCCCCACTGTGAATGACATCAAGAACCACATTCATGAAGTGCAGAAGTCCCTGAGGAATGGCGAGATGGTGTATAATTCAGAAAGTATCCCAGCAACA ctgcagTGGACCACAGACAGTGGGAATGTTCTCACAGAAACAGTGACTGTTACATTTGCATCACCACCTTCAGATG ggagctcagcagcagagtCAGTCATCAACAAAGCAGAATCCAACCAGAGCGGGGAGTCCTTGCTACCAGAAACAGCTCAGCTGTTGTCTTCACTCTCTTCACTTCAGCCCAAGATATTTGCACAACTTCAG GGATTACAGCTGCAGTCAACTTGTACCTCCACAAATGGATCAACAGCCCTGATAGCTGTAAATAACCATTCCCCTCCCAGCCCTACAAGTCTCCTGGAATCCATAGGGAGTGCAATAACCAACCATTCTCTAGTACTTAGTCAGGGACACAGTCTGCAAGCAGGTGCTGGCCTAGCACAGCATAGCACCACTGCCTCTGCTTTTGAGACTTCACCTGGCTCTGATCAGAGTCTGGTCACCACAGGCCAGCTGGTAGCAGTTGGAGGGGTAGATGACTCCAGAAGCCTAGAAGGAGCAGTCCACCAGATTCTCTTAGGAGATGTACAGACTGTTCCAGTACGGATTGTGGACAGCCATCCAGCACTTA ctgaagaaaatacagagggTGTTGTCTGTGTGAGCCAAGTTAAACAAGAGCCAAGAGAAAAGGCATTGTCTATGAAGCCAGATAAAATCAGAGACTGCCATAGTTCCTCACCTATTTAA
- the CARF gene encoding calcium-responsive transcription factor isoform X2, producing MEEGGADHDVAMEGSNDLFIDNCNGTEESETNDRVFQQLTCMDSRDPLFGQSNSPAALPITVRLSGSSPSSAVPVRPPQLQPHSAEEFHLVDQTGQPLYELQPLGGPSAPMMIVASQSENGQVLHVIPSAQPGMAQVIIPQGQLLDVTSTQDVAEEKCGDGNLQTVVVAAIADSASSYILHPQASLTVSKKPTTRVVEDPFPIPLQPLPPNTPAWARRLRNCEKIGDSYRGYCVSETELESVLTLHKQQTQSVWGTRQSPSPAKPATRLMWKSQYVPYDGIPFVNAGSRAIVMECQYGPRRKGFQPKKAGEQESASGHLYKATCPARIYIKKVQKFPEYRVPTDPKIDKKIIRMEQEKAFNMLKKNLIDAGGVLRWYVQLPTQQAHQYHEMETSCLPSSPSHFSVSSPEEEEEIVRDENCTLPSRLHPQVADKIRELVSQGIEQVYAVRKQLRKFVERELFKPDEVPERHNLSFFPTVNDIKNHIHEVQKSLRNGEMVYNSESIPATLQWTTDSGNVLTETVTVTFASPPSDGSSAAESVINKAESNQSGESLLPETAQLLSSLSSLQPKIFAQLQGLQLQSTCTSTNGSTALIAVNNHSPPSPTSLLESIGSAITNHSLVLSQGHSLQAGAGLAQHSTTASAFETSPGSDQSLVTTGQLVAVGGVDDSRSLEGAVHQILLGDVQTVPVRIVDSHPALTLECGSHWVCFFP from the exons ATGGAAGAAGGTGGAGCTGACCATGATGTTGCTATGGAAGGATCTAATGATTTGTTCATAGACAACTGTAATGGCACAGAAGAGTCAGAAACGAATGATCGGGTTTTTCAG caattaACCTGCATGGATTCCAGGGATCCATTGTTCGGACAAAGTAACTCTCCTGCAGCCTTGCCCATCACAGTACGCCTCTCAGGAAGTTCTCCATCATCAGCTGTGCCTGTGCGgccaccccagctgcagcctcactCTGCAGAGGAGTTTCACTTGGTAGACCAAACTGGGCAGCCTCTCTATGAACTGCAGCCCCTAGGAGGGCCCAGTGCACCGATG ATGATTGTTGCCAGCCAGTCAGAAAATGGACAGGTGCTGCATGTCATTCCTTCTGCCCAGCCAGGAATGGCCCAAGTGATTATTCCTCAAGGTCAGCTTCTGGATGTGACCAGCACGCAGG ATGTTGCGGAAGAGAAGTGTGGTGATGGGAACTTGCAGACTGTGGTGGTGGCTGCTATAGCAGACAGTGCAAGCAGTTACATTCTACATCCACAGGCATCTCTCACTGTATcgaaaaaaccaaccaccag ggtAGTGGAAGATCCCTTTCCCATCCCTCTCCAGCCATTGCCACCAAATACACCTGCATGGGCACGCCGTCTCAGGAACTGTGAG AAAATTGGGGACTCGTACCGCGGCTATTGTGTGAGCGAGACAGAATTAGAGAGTGTTCTAACGCTACACAAGCAGCAAACACAAAGCGTGTGGGGGACGCGCCAGTCTCCAAGCCCAGCCAAACCTGCCACACGGTTGATGTGGAAATCTCAATATGTCCCATATGATGGGATCCCCTTTGTCAATGCAG GAAGCAGAGCCATTGTAATGGAGTGCCAATACGGGCCAAGGAGGAAAGGGTTCCAGCCCAAAAAAGCGGGTGAGCAGGAAAGCGCCTCTGGCCATCTGTACAAAGCCACTTGTCCAGCAAG GATCTATATTAAAAAGGTTCAGAAGTTTCCGGAATACAGGGTTCCTACTGACCCTAAAATTGACAAGAAAATCATAAGAATGGAACAGGAGAAAGCATTCAACATGCTGAAGAAGAACTTGATAGATGCTGGCGGTGTCCTCAG GTGGTATGTACAGTTACCCACTCAGCAAGCCCACCAATATCATGAAATGGAAACTTCCTGCCTCCCTTCTTCACCCTCccatttttctgtgtcttctcctgaggaagaggaggaaattgTTAGAGATGAGAACTGTACTTTGCCCTCCCGACTTCATCCTCAAGTGGCAGACAAGATACGAGAACTGGTGTCTCAGGGAATAGAGCAAGTCTATGCAGTGAGGAAGCAACTAAG AAAGTTTGTGGAAAGAGAATTATTCAAGCCTGATGAAGTGCCAGAAAGACATAACCTGTCCTTCTTCCCCACTGTGAATGACATCAAGAACCACATTCATGAAGTGCAGAAGTCCCTGAGGAATGGCGAGATGGTGTATAATTCAGAAAGTATCCCAGCAACA ctgcagTGGACCACAGACAGTGGGAATGTTCTCACAGAAACAGTGACTGTTACATTTGCATCACCACCTTCAGATG ggagctcagcagcagagtCAGTCATCAACAAAGCAGAATCCAACCAGAGCGGGGAGTCCTTGCTACCAGAAACAGCTCAGCTGTTGTCTTCACTCTCTTCACTTCAGCCCAAGATATTTGCACAACTTCAG GGATTACAGCTGCAGTCAACTTGTACCTCCACAAATGGATCAACAGCCCTGATAGCTGTAAATAACCATTCCCCTCCCAGCCCTACAAGTCTCCTGGAATCCATAGGGAGTGCAATAACCAACCATTCTCTAGTACTTAGTCAGGGACACAGTCTGCAAGCAGGTGCTGGCCTAGCACAGCATAGCACCACTGCCTCTGCTTTTGAGACTTCACCTGGCTCTGATCAGAGTCTGGTCACCACAGGCCAGCTGGTAGCAGTTGGAGGGGTAGATGACTCCAGAAGCCTAGAAGGAGCAGTCCACCAGATTCTCTTAGGAGATGTACAGACTGTTCCAGTACGGATTGTGGACAGCCATCCAGCACTTA CTTTAGAATGTGGATCAcactgggtttgcttttttccttga